One genomic window of Solanum dulcamara chromosome 12, daSolDulc1.2, whole genome shotgun sequence includes the following:
- the LOC129876925 gene encoding probable receptor-like protein kinase At4g39110, which yields TPTHIMGISLIFYFFIITNTFVTAQDDAAPAKSFPVFTPEDNFLIDCGATSPITLPGNKVFQPDQNAAKYLSYSGKDIQACASEKINVPSTIYLNAKIFTTEATYTFHASTSGLHWIRLHFFPFKYNEYDLKTSKFSVRTDTLVLLRDFQIGKDEAIVKEFVVNVTMERYAIKFLPAEGSVAFVNAIEFVTVPPKMLDYSVPVLFPVSQKFDLSKSNFETMYRLNVGGPALDSTNDTLGRNWMSDAQFRNNATGEEVSTQASAINYLKSSGGSPLIAPPTVYSSAIKMANSETTLPNFNISWTMDIDTVYPHMIRLHFCDIISKALNELYFNVYINDKMAISGLDLSALTNHLSTAYYKDFVVDSSMVSNPLVVRVSPVNDAQGFRNAILNGLEVFRMNNSVGSLDGEYGVDGQKQSGPSKTVAYVGFAMMFGAFVGLGAMAVKWQKRPQDWHKRNSFSSWLLPVHAGDSTFMSSSSRSKSQFFSSKNMGLGQYFSFAELSDATRNWEPSEIIGVGGFGNVYYGELDDGTKVAVKRGNPQSEQGINEFQTEIQMLSKLRHRHLVSLIGYCDESSEMILVYEFMQNGPLRDHLYGKNMPPLSWKQRLDICIGAARGLHYLHTGASTGIIHRDVKTTNILLDENFVAKMADFGLSKDGPTTEQTHVSTAVKGSFGYLDPEYFRKQQLTDKSDVYSFGVVLLEALCARPAINPALPREQVNLAEWAMQWKRKGLLDKIIDPTLVGQIDPESMKKFAEATEKCLAEYGVDRPTMGDVLWNLEYALHMQEASLQGKIEDVDNRPIVAPVSPATVAHATDSQHISSSEQHRNHTEVQAIDENSGTAIFAQFAPLHGR from the coding sequence ACCCCTACCCATATCATGGGCATTTCATTgatattttactttttcattaTCACAAATACATTTGTCACTGCTCAAGATGATGCTGCACCTGCTAAATCATTTCCAGTTTTTACCCCTGAAGACAATTTTCTCATTGATTGTGGTGCAACTTCCCCGATCACACTTCCGGGGAATAAAGTTTTTCAACCTGATCAAAACGCCGCGAAATACCTTTCCTATAGTGGTAAGGACATTCAAGCATGTGCTTCGGAGAAAATCAACGTTCCTTCAACGATATATCTTAACGCGAAAATCTTCACAACTGAAGCTACGTACACGTTTCATGCCAGTACTTCTGGTTTGCATTGGATCAGACTACATTTTTTTCCCTTTAAATACAACGAATACGATCTCAAAACATCTAAATTTTCTGTTAGAACGGATACATTAGTCCTCCTTCGTGATTTCCAAATCGGGAAAGATGAGGCTATTGTCAAGGAGTTTGTTGTTAATGTCACCATGGAGCGTTATGCTATTAAATTCTTGCCAGCTGAAGGATCTGTGGCATTCGTTAATGCTATCGAATTCGTTACTGTTCCTCCCAAAATGCTTGATTATTCTGTACCTGTACTTTTCCCCGTGTCACAGAAATTTGATCTTTCTAAAAGTAATTTTGAGACAATGTATAGGCTTAATGTTGGTGGTCCTGCTTTGGATTCAACGAATGATACTCTTGGACGAAACTGGATGTCTGATGCACAATTTCGAAACAATGCCACAGGTGAAGAGGTATCGACACAAGCCTCTGCTATTAATTATCTGAAATCATCAGGAGGTTCTCCGTTAATTGCGCCAccaacagtttatagttctgcTATAAAGATGGCAAATTCAGAAACTACACTTCCTAATTTTAACATATCATGGACAATGGATATTGACACTGTATATCCCCACATGATTCGCCTACATTTCTGCGATATTATTAGCAAAGCGCTTAATGAACTCTATTTCAATGTGTACATTAATGACAAAATGGCTATTTCCGGGCTAGATTTGTCAGCATTGACTAATCATTTGTCTACAGCTTATTACAAGGATTTTGTTGTGGATTCCTCCATGGTGTCTAACCCGCTCGTTGTACGTGTTTCTCCTGTGAATGATGCTCAAGGTTTTAGAAATGCAATTCTAAATGGCCTGGAGGTGTTTCGAATGAATAACTCTGTGGGTAGCTTAGATGGGGAATATGGTGTTGATGGACAAAAACAAAGTGGTCCAAGTAAAACAGTGGCTTATGTTGGATTTGCAATGATGTTTGGAGCCTTTGTGGGGTTGGGTGCAATGGCTGTCAAATGGCAAAAGAGACCTCAAGATTGGCACAAGAGGAATAGTTTTTCATCTTGGTTACTTCCGGTTCACGCTGGTGATTCAACTTTTATGTCATCATCTTCGCGCAGCAAGAGCCAATTCTTCTCATCAAAAAATATGGGATTAGGTCAATACTTTAGTTTTGCTGAATTATCAGATGCCACTAGAAACTGGGAACCTAGTGAAATAATCGGTGTTGGTGGCTTTGGAAATGTTTATTATGGAGAACTTGATGATGGGACAAAAGTTGCCGTCAAGAGAGGAAATCCACAATCTGAACAAGGTATAAATGAATTCCAGACTGAAATTCAAATGTTATCTAAGTTAAGGCATCGACATTTAGTGTCGTTGATTGGGTATTGTGATGAAAGCTCTGAGATGATATTGGTTTATGAGTTTATGCAAAATGGTCCATTGAGAGATCATCTCTATGGAAAGAACATGCCGCCTTTATCTTGGAAACAAAGATTAGATATCTGTATTGGTGCTGCTCGCGGGCTTCATTACCTCCACACAGGTGCATCTACTGGAATTATACATAGAGATGTCAAAACGACCAACATTTTGcttgatgaaaattttgtcgCCAAGATGGCTGATTTTGGGCTATCAAAAGATGGACCGACAACAGAACAGACTCACGTGAGCACTGCTGTGAAGGGAAGTTTTGGCTACTTGGATCCTGAATACTTTAGGAAGCAACAGCTGACAGACAAATCTGATGTCTACTCATTCGGGGTTGTACTTCTTGAAGCCTTATGCGCTCGTCCTGCTATTAATCCAGCACTACCAAGAGAGCAAGTGAATTTGGCAGAATGGGCAATGCAGTGGAAAAGAAAAGGATTATTGGACAAGATAATTGATCCGACACTTGTAGGACAAATTGATCCAGAGTCGATGAAGAAATTTGCGGAAGCAACAGAGAAGTGTTTGGCTGAATATGGTGTTGACAGACCTACTATGGGTGACGTTTTGTGGAATTTGGAGTATGCGTTGCATATGCAAGAAGCCTCATTACAAGGAAAGATAGAGGACGTCGATAACAGACCAATTGTTGCACCAGTTTCTCCTGCTACAGTGGCCCATGCTACTGATAGCCAACATATTTCTTCATCAGAGCAACATAGAAATCATACTGAAGTTCAAGCCATTGATGAAAATTCAGGAACTGCTATATTTGCTCAATTTGCTCCTCTCCATGGACGATAA